The following nucleotide sequence is from Fusobacterium sp. DD2.
TTTGATATTTTGGATTCAGCTTTAGCTCCCGGAATGAAAAACTCAATGTTGAAAAAAGAACTTGCAACAGTGGATTTTTCGCAAATAAACATAATGACTTCAAAACCAGTGTTTAATAAAAATACAGCTAGAAATGTGGTAGCTCTGGTATTTGGTAGCAACACACTATATTTTAATGTTGAATATTTATTAAAAAATGGAGAATGGAAAATTTTAAACTTTAAAGAAAGAAGGGGATAAAATGAAACCTAATGAGGTTAAAATCACAGTTCCTTCTTCTTTAGAAAATTTATCTTTAATAAGAGCCATGGTAAAAACTTATCTAGAGATACATAAAATCAGCCAAAGAGATATAGTACAACTTTTATCTGTGGTAGATGAACTTTCAACAAATGTAGTTGAACATGGATACGAGTATAAACCTGGGGATATTATTTTGGAGATTCAAAAGTCTAATGATATTATAAGGCTTGTAGTGGAAGATAATGGAGTTGGATTTGACGAAGAAAAATTGAGTAAAGAAGAAGGTGGAATGGGTCTTTTCATTGCAAGAGCCATTGCCGATGATTTCAAAATCGAAAAAAAAGTAAATGGAACACTATTCAGAATTGAAAAAAAAGTTAAGGAGGCATAACACAATGGTAAACAATTTTGAAATACTTGAAAAAAATGTTGATGATATTAAGGTGTTAAAAGTAATAGGGGAGTTAGACGCATTAGTTGCGCCAAAATTAAAGGACAGAATAACAAAACTTGTAGATGGGGATTCTACTAAGTTTATAATTGATTTTGAGGAAGTAACACATATTAACAGTTTGGCTATGGGAATTCTAAGAGGTAAATTAAAAGTTGTAAAAGATATGGATGGAGACATTAAACTTATTAAGTTAAATGAACATATCAAATCAATTTTTGAAATGATTGGTTTAGATGAAATATTCGAAATTTATGAAAACGAGGACGAGGCTGTGGCTAGTTTCAAATAAAATTTAAGGAAGGAAATTAAATATGAGTATAGTTTTAGGTATAGGTTTGATAATAATCGGACTTAGTATAGTATTTGCAATACTATATAAAAAGTCTGTTATAGATAAAAAAATAAACGAATTAAACAATTTAGAAGATGAGATAACTAAATCAAAGATTAAAGCAGAAGAGATAATAAAAGATGCAGAAAGATCTGCATCAGCTCGTGGAAAAGAGATAGAATTAAGAGCTAAAGAAAATGCATATAATATAAAGGAAGAAGCAGAAAAAGAGATTAAAAATGCTAAAAATGATCTTCTTCAAAAAGAAAGTAGATTAGCTAAAAAAGAGGAAACACTTGATAATAAAATAGAAAAACTTGAAATCAAAAGTCAGGAACTTGAAAAAACTACTGAAGAACTTGAAGCAAAAAGAGAAGAGATAGAAGCTATAAAAGTTCAACAGGAAGGAGAACTTGAAAGAATTTCAGGACTTTCAAAATCAGAAGCTAAAGATATATTAATAGCTAAATTAAGAGATGATTTAACTCATGAAACAGCACTTGCAATTAGAGAGTTTGAAAGTAAATTAGAAGATGAAAAAGACAGAGTATCTAGAAGAATTCTTTCAACTGCTATAGGAAAAGCATCTGCTGACTATGTTGCTGATGCAACTGTATCAGTAGTAAATCTACCAAATGATGAAATGAAAGGAAGAATCATAGGTAGAGAGGGAAGAAATATAA
It contains:
- a CDS encoding STAS domain-containing protein — encoded protein: MVNNFEILEKNVDDIKVLKVIGELDALVAPKLKDRITKLVDGDSTKFIIDFEEVTHINSLAMGILRGKLKVVKDMDGDIKLIKLNEHIKSIFEMIGLDEIFEIYENEDEAVASFK
- a CDS encoding ATP-binding protein → MKPNEVKITVPSSLENLSLIRAMVKTYLEIHKISQRDIVQLLSVVDELSTNVVEHGYEYKPGDIILEIQKSNDIIRLVVEDNGVGFDEEKLSKEEGGMGLFIARAIADDFKIEKKVNGTLFRIEKKVKEA